One genomic segment of Peribacillus sp. FSL H8-0477 includes these proteins:
- a CDS encoding NERD domain-containing protein, producing the protein MKATFTDYVKHLMKIKTISEPTFLKDFEQESQQLHELKKLSRESPANKRTLIERDLLLLKHGIEGEAKVYYELKNSFIPMLCLHDIRIPYKDYYAQFDFVIITNKLIYILETKKLSGDIEVNGDGDFIRIIKNKHGNIIKKEGMYSPISQSERQVNILREVLLREELIKTLPIKSAVIIANPKSIINKTYSPNRIKEKLYKHDQIGQLLKTEMAKEKDRDILEKQQFNIARFLMEKHEPLKIDYAAKYAVHNIELIPEVELASAVDTIELDSKEKDIYAMLKAYRLETSRKGNLKPYWVFTNSELDEIVERRPRNIADLIAIKGFGETKAAKYGAAILEIVNK; encoded by the coding sequence TTGAAGGCTACATTTACCGATTATGTGAAGCATTTAATGAAAATAAAAACAATTTCAGAACCGACTTTTCTGAAAGATTTTGAACAAGAAAGTCAACAGCTGCATGAGTTAAAAAAGCTTAGCAGAGAGAGCCCAGCTAATAAGAGAACGCTTATCGAACGAGATTTACTTCTCTTAAAACATGGGATTGAAGGGGAAGCTAAGGTTTACTATGAATTAAAAAATTCGTTTATTCCTATGCTTTGTCTGCATGATATTCGCATTCCTTATAAGGATTATTACGCTCAATTTGATTTTGTCATTATAACAAATAAATTGATTTATATTTTGGAAACGAAAAAGCTGAGTGGAGATATAGAAGTGAATGGTGATGGCGATTTTATTCGCATTATCAAGAATAAGCATGGAAATATTATTAAAAAAGAAGGTATGTATAGTCCAATTTCTCAAAGTGAACGACAAGTAAATATATTAAGGGAAGTGTTACTAAGAGAAGAGCTGATTAAAACGTTACCAATTAAATCAGCCGTCATTATTGCGAATCCAAAGTCAATTATTAATAAAACATATAGCCCTAATCGAATTAAAGAGAAGTTATATAAGCACGATCAAATAGGTCAGCTGCTAAAGACTGAGATGGCGAAAGAAAAGGATCGAGATATTTTAGAAAAACAGCAATTTAATATCGCGCGTTTCCTAATGGAAAAACATGAGCCACTTAAGATCGATTATGCCGCAAAATATGCTGTTCATAATATTGAACTGATTCCTGAGGTGGAACTTGCATCCGCTGTTGACACTATTGAACTAGATTCAAAGGAAAAAGATATTTATGCAATGTTAAAGGCTTATCGCTTAGAAACCTCTAGGAAGGGGAATCTAAAGCCTTACTGGGTATTTACGAATAGCGAATTAGATGAAATCGTCGAGCGGAGGCCGAGAAATATAGCCGATCTAATAGCGATAAAAGGATTTGGAGAAACAAAAGCAGCGAAATATGGTGCGGCAATTCTAGAGATTGTGAATAAATAA
- a CDS encoding MFS transporter, whose amino-acid sequence METKKVLPVLFLVMFLVMVGFGIIIPVLPFLAEKVGGSPTELGILMAVYSLMQLFFAPMWGRISDRIGRKPVMLIGIAGLALSFFIMAMADSLWVLFVARIVGGILSSANMPTTMAYVADITTPEERGKGMGIIGAATGLGFVFGPAIGGIFSKVSLNMPFYIAGIFSIITFFLVVLLVKESLSVEKRVKRSDDKTSMWKAFQGPVSIIFILQLIITLSMAGLETTFAYFAAKRAGIGTVQLGYIFMIMGFGSAIVQGGLVGPMTKKYGEGSVIRVGIIVSAIGFILILFSHSFWTSAAFLTIFGLGNGVIRPAISSLLTKNSTSGHGSATGLLSSFDSFGRIAGPPIGGALYSVSIGLPYISGAILSIFALVLYQIYHAKNRKMNMVA is encoded by the coding sequence ATGGAAACTAAAAAAGTGTTACCCGTTCTTTTTTTAGTAATGTTTTTAGTGATGGTTGGATTTGGTATCATCATACCCGTTTTACCATTTTTAGCAGAAAAAGTTGGCGGTAGTCCAACTGAACTTGGAATTTTAATGGCTGTATATTCGTTAATGCAATTATTCTTTGCCCCAATGTGGGGACGTATTTCTGACCGTATCGGACGGAAGCCGGTTATGCTGATTGGAATTGCAGGGCTTGCTCTTTCCTTTTTCATTATGGCAATGGCAGATTCTTTATGGGTCTTATTTGTAGCCAGAATTGTAGGCGGGATTCTTTCTTCAGCAAATATGCCAACGACCATGGCTTATGTAGCAGATATCACGACACCTGAAGAACGAGGAAAAGGAATGGGGATTATTGGAGCTGCTACAGGATTAGGCTTCGTTTTTGGTCCAGCAATTGGCGGGATTTTCTCTAAGGTTAGTTTGAATATGCCTTTTTATATTGCTGGGATTTTCTCGATTATTACATTCTTTTTAGTTGTTCTTTTAGTGAAAGAATCATTGTCAGTAGAAAAGAGAGTAAAACGATCTGATGATAAAACGTCCATGTGGAAGGCCTTTCAGGGACCTGTATCAATCATCTTTATTCTGCAATTAATTATTACACTTTCAATGGCAGGTCTTGAAACGACTTTCGCTTATTTTGCAGCAAAAAGAGCAGGAATTGGTACGGTTCAATTAGGATACATATTTATGATTATGGGATTCGGCAGTGCAATTGTTCAAGGTGGATTAGTTGGACCAATGACGAAAAAATATGGGGAAGGTTCAGTTATACGAGTGGGGATTATTGTGTCAGCTATAGGGTTTATCTTAATATTGTTCTCACATAGCTTCTGGACATCTGCAGCGTTTCTAACCATTTTTGGTTTAGGAAACGGAGTCATTCGTCCTGCCATTTCGTCTCTTTTGACGAAAAACTCAACATCTGGACATGGGAGTGCTACTGGATTGCTTTCCTCATTTGATTCATTTGGCCGTATAGCAGGGCCTCCTATCGGGGGAGCATTATATTCTGTATCAATTGGTTTACCTTATATTTCAGGAGCAATCCTTTCAATATTCGCGTTAGTTCTCTATCAAATTTATCATGCTAAGAACCGTAAGATGAATATGGTCGCTTGA
- a CDS encoding OPT family oligopeptide transporter codes for MSNNSKESKFVPYVSASKSLPELTATAIILGIILAIVFGAANAYLGLLIGLTVSASIPAAVISMAILRGVLRRDSILENNIVQTMTTAGEAIGAGAVFTLPALFMWDLEVSQLFIIFVALTGGFLGVFMMVPLRQLLIVNEHETLPFPEGTACAEVLKSGEEGGSNAKLIGVGLVIGGAIKVLGDGVKLFKTEVETSIIGFKNAVVGLDVFPALLGVGYIIGPRVAGQMLGGGLLAWVVLIPAISFFGGNATAAIFPSEVPISELDAWGIWDNYIRYIGAGAVATGGLITLVKTLPMLFKSAMDTVKGLQSNKGQLKPQPIRTERDMPAKYVWIGILAIILIIAFVPVTDVGFIGALAIGIFGFLFVTVASRIVGIVGSSSSPVSGMTIATLLIVALVYSSVGYTGMNGMVAALTVSAIVCTALAVAGDVSQDLKTGYIVGGTPWKQQVAMMIGVVASASVIGLILILMNNAYTIGSAELPAPKAALMKILAEGVLGGDLPWTLIFIGAAISITLEFFGLNSLTVAVGIYLPVHTSAPIMIGGFVRYFVEFFAKTKEILKERVDRGVLLASGLIAGESLLGVLIAVLIAVGVKIPDTAAMASNLIPLILFLALALFLWYVASKKSKKNV; via the coding sequence TTGTCTAACAATTCAAAAGAAAGTAAATTTGTTCCTTACGTCTCAGCGTCAAAGTCTCTACCAGAGCTAACAGCTACTGCAATTATTCTAGGTATTATTCTTGCTATAGTTTTTGGGGCAGCAAACGCATACTTAGGACTTCTTATTGGACTAACTGTTTCAGCATCAATTCCTGCGGCAGTTATTTCAATGGCAATCTTAAGAGGAGTTTTACGTCGTGATTCAATTTTAGAAAATAATATTGTTCAAACAATGACTACAGCCGGTGAGGCTATTGGAGCCGGAGCTGTATTTACACTTCCTGCCTTATTCATGTGGGATCTAGAAGTGAGTCAATTATTTATTATTTTCGTAGCTCTTACCGGAGGGTTCCTAGGTGTATTTATGATGGTACCCCTACGACAGCTTCTAATTGTGAATGAACACGAAACTTTACCATTTCCAGAAGGAACTGCTTGTGCAGAAGTTCTGAAATCAGGTGAAGAAGGCGGTTCAAATGCAAAATTAATTGGTGTTGGGTTAGTCATCGGTGGTGCGATTAAAGTACTTGGTGATGGTGTTAAACTATTCAAAACAGAAGTTGAAACAAGCATTATAGGATTCAAAAATGCTGTTGTTGGACTTGATGTTTTTCCAGCCTTATTAGGTGTAGGTTATATCATTGGGCCGCGTGTAGCCGGGCAAATGCTTGGCGGCGGACTACTAGCTTGGGTTGTACTTATTCCAGCAATCAGCTTCTTTGGCGGTAATGCTACAGCAGCTATCTTCCCATCGGAAGTTCCAATCAGTGAATTGGATGCATGGGGAATTTGGGATAACTACATCCGTTATATCGGTGCTGGTGCGGTTGCTACAGGGGGATTAATTACCCTAGTTAAAACTTTACCAATGCTCTTTAAATCTGCTATGGATACAGTAAAAGGGTTACAATCCAATAAAGGCCAGCTTAAACCACAGCCTATTCGTACGGAAAGAGATATGCCTGCGAAATATGTTTGGATCGGTATCTTGGCTATCATTCTAATTATTGCTTTTGTACCTGTTACAGATGTTGGATTTATTGGTGCTCTTGCCATTGGAATCTTTGGTTTCTTATTTGTTACTGTAGCTTCTAGGATTGTCGGAATCGTGGGTAGTTCTTCGTCACCGGTTTCTGGAATGACTATTGCGACGTTACTAATTGTTGCTCTTGTCTATTCATCAGTGGGCTACACAGGAATGAACGGTATGGTTGCTGCATTAACAGTTTCAGCAATTGTATGTACGGCTCTTGCGGTTGCAGGAGACGTTTCTCAAGATTTGAAAACTGGCTACATTGTCGGTGGAACACCATGGAAACAGCAAGTGGCTATGATGATTGGTGTCGTTGCATCTGCTTCTGTAATTGGTTTGATCCTTATTCTTATGAATAATGCATATACTATTGGGTCAGCGGAACTGCCGGCACCTAAAGCAGCACTTATGAAAATATTGGCTGAAGGTGTGCTAGGTGGAGATTTACCTTGGACGTTGATCTTTATCGGCGCAGCTATTTCAATCACGCTTGAGTTCTTTGGTTTAAATTCACTGACCGTTGCAGTAGGTATTTACTTACCAGTTCATACTAGTGCGCCAATCATGATTGGTGGATTTGTTCGTTACTTCGTAGAATTCTTTGCTAAAACAAAAGAAATTCTTAAAGAACGTGTAGACAGAGGGGTCCTATTAGCTTCTGGTTTAATTGCTGGAGAATCTTTACTAGGTGTATTAATTGCTGTATTAATTGCTGTTGGAGTGAAAATTCCAGATACAGCCGCAATGGCGAGCAACCTAATACCGCTGATATTATTCTTGGCATTAGCTTTATTCCTTTGGTATGTAGCTAGTAAGAAGAGTAAGAAAAATGTTTAA
- a CDS encoding PqqD family protein: protein MFKKRRKEEKNLLNMVPLLEKRVTLTKESNGAFLIIQRTNIVERFTIRFFRQPAVRRIKLDKFGLFVIEQLDDHKNVQQIAEEMSEHFGEEADPALPRLVKFLQVLEVYDWIIWETDDPVLK from the coding sequence ATGTTTAAAAAAAGACGTAAAGAGGAGAAGAACCTATTGAATATGGTTCCTCTTTTGGAGAAACGAGTTACTTTGACTAAGGAGTCCAATGGAGCTTTTTTGATTATCCAAAGGACTAATATAGTAGAGAGATTTACCATTCGTTTCTTCAGACAGCCTGCCGTTCGTCGAATTAAACTCGATAAATTTGGATTATTTGTGATTGAACAGCTTGATGACCACAAGAATGTTCAGCAAATAGCTGAAGAGATGAGTGAACATTTTGGCGAAGAAGCAGATCCTGCCCTGCCACGGCTTGTCAAGTTTTTACAAGTACTGGAAGTTTATGACTGGATTATATGGGAAACAGATGATCCAGTTTTAAAATAA
- a CDS encoding ABC transporter substrate-binding protein, which yields MKFKKWLLVGFSSLLVFGVAACSSDKSSSDGGSKDKEVSIDFWVFGATGYEELAKEYEKENKNVKIKIKKSETDAHHSNLFTALSAGTGAPDVAMLEVDQVDRFRDAQDRLLNLYDMKADEIKDQYLDWKWKIAENDGGKFLMGLPTDIGPKGLYYRTELFEAAGLPTEPEEVSALISTPESFKEAALTIKEKTGKPMVASMEMMYRAKLDTLEESYFDSEGNLLIEESGNGVKGAYDQAIEMNKLGLVGNLPMWSAEWGSGVQKGDFAVELGAAWFKGWMEGNAPDAAGKYKVATLPTEYSGNWGGSYITIPKETKHPQEAYDFVKWLVSPDNQLKSFKSSGLFPSSPLVYEMDDFKASTDDYFSGQSTQNVFAESAQKIGYVYKGKNYITVNDEINAALTNVQDGKDPEKEWTAAIKRIKKALDR from the coding sequence ATGAAATTCAAAAAATGGCTATTAGTCGGTTTTTCATCCTTACTAGTATTTGGAGTTGCAGCATGTTCATCTGATAAGAGTTCAAGTGACGGCGGCAGTAAAGATAAAGAAGTTTCAATTGATTTTTGGGTATTTGGTGCAACTGGTTATGAAGAGCTTGCTAAGGAATATGAGAAAGAAAATAAGAATGTGAAAATTAAAATTAAAAAATCAGAAACGGACGCACATCATAGTAATTTATTTACTGCACTATCTGCTGGAACCGGTGCACCGGATGTTGCGATGCTAGAAGTAGACCAGGTTGACCGCTTCCGGGATGCTCAAGATCGGCTGCTGAATTTATATGATATGAAAGCTGATGAAATAAAGGATCAATACTTAGATTGGAAATGGAAAATCGCTGAAAATGATGGTGGAAAATTTTTAATGGGACTTCCGACAGATATAGGTCCTAAAGGACTTTACTATCGTACTGAGCTATTTGAAGCTGCAGGCCTGCCAACAGAGCCTGAAGAAGTGTCGGCTCTTATCTCTACACCAGAAAGTTTTAAAGAAGCTGCGTTAACCATCAAAGAAAAAACAGGAAAGCCTATGGTTGCGAGTATGGAAATGATGTACCGGGCAAAACTTGATACCTTGGAAGAAAGTTATTTTGATTCAGAAGGAAATCTATTAATTGAAGAATCAGGTAATGGCGTAAAAGGTGCATATGATCAAGCAATTGAAATGAATAAGTTAGGACTAGTAGGCAATTTACCTATGTGGTCGGCAGAATGGGGAAGTGGGGTTCAAAAAGGGGACTTTGCTGTTGAATTAGGCGCAGCTTGGTTTAAAGGTTGGATGGAAGGAAACGCACCAGATGCTGCTGGTAAGTATAAAGTGGCAACATTGCCGACAGAATACAGTGGTAACTGGGGCGGGTCATACATTACCATTCCAAAAGAAACGAAACATCCTCAGGAAGCTTACGATTTTGTAAAATGGTTGGTTTCACCTGACAATCAATTAAAATCATTTAAATCCAGCGGGCTGTTCCCATCTTCGCCGCTAGTGTATGAGATGGATGACTTTAAAGCTTCTACGGATGATTATTTCAGCGGCCAATCGACGCAAAATGTATTTGCTGAATCAGCTCAAAAGATTGGCTATGTCTATAAAGGGAAAAATTATATTACGGTTAATGATGAAATCAATGCCGCATTGACAAATGTTCAAGATGGAAAAGATCCCGAGAAGGAATGGACAGCTGCGATTAAACGTATTAAAAAGGCACTTGATCGCTAA
- a CDS encoding carbohydrate ABC transporter permease has translation MIPLEVKKDPVSSKRSLSEKTKDMISGYLYISPFFIIFAIIGLYPAIFSLFLAFQKWNGMGEMEFVGLANFKVILTDPLFWKSVYNTIVLGVMGTAPQLVVGLVLAFFLNLTYLRFKNFFRITIFMPYITSMVAVALVFSVFFSSNDTALVNYLIGLIGIDPVNWKTSEWGAKIAISTMVFWRWLGYNTIIFFAGMQSISNDLYEAAKIDGANKLQQLRYITIPMLKPFILLTVFFSTVGAMQLFTEPAVFLGNAAFSRDEALTVVMYLYRDAFRIASYGTASASAIILLIFIVGASALNMMITQGYGRKRGRKG, from the coding sequence ATGATTCCTTTAGAAGTAAAAAAGGATCCGGTGTCTAGCAAACGTTCTTTATCTGAAAAAACGAAAGATATGATATCAGGCTATTTATATATTTCACCATTTTTTATTATCTTTGCCATTATCGGCCTATATCCAGCGATATTTAGTCTTTTCCTGGCGTTTCAAAAATGGAATGGGATGGGCGAAATGGAGTTTGTGGGGCTTGCTAACTTCAAAGTTATTTTAACAGACCCTTTATTCTGGAAGTCTGTCTATAATACGATTGTGCTTGGAGTTATGGGAACTGCCCCACAGTTGGTAGTAGGATTAGTACTTGCTTTCTTTTTAAATTTAACGTACCTAAGATTCAAAAACTTTTTTCGTATCACGATTTTTATGCCGTACATCACTTCTATGGTTGCGGTTGCTTTAGTATTCAGCGTTTTTTTTAGCAGCAATGATACAGCCTTAGTCAATTACTTAATTGGTTTAATCGGGATTGATCCAGTCAATTGGAAAACATCAGAGTGGGGAGCTAAAATTGCTATATCAACGATGGTGTTTTGGAGATGGCTTGGGTACAATACCATAATTTTCTTCGCGGGAATGCAAAGTATCTCCAATGATTTGTATGAGGCGGCTAAGATTGATGGAGCCAATAAATTACAACAGTTAAGATATATAACGATACCTATGTTAAAGCCGTTTATACTATTGACTGTCTTTTTTTCGACGGTGGGTGCGATGCAGCTATTTACGGAGCCGGCTGTATTTCTTGGTAACGCGGCGTTTTCACGGGATGAGGCACTAACAGTGGTAATGTATTTATACCGTGATGCATTTAGAATTGCTTCATATGGTACGGCGTCGGCGTCGGCTATTATACTGTTAATCTTTATCGTAGGTGCTTCAGCATTGAATATGATGATTACTCAAGGATACGGAAGAAAAAGGGGGAGAAAAGGATGA
- a CDS encoding carbohydrate ABC transporter permease, which yields MSREVGTKKWGIGRLAIYLFLTVISFFSIFPFYWMFVMATSPSSAYNSIPPTLIPGDQLVANFKKVLEMIPFFQSMVNTLIVCLVVTIVVLFISSLAGFAFAKFKFPGKNILFFSILFTIVIPPQLGLIPQYLLVAKAGFLDTLFAAMVLFFLNPLGIFLMRQYVNQSVPDELIEAAKLDGCSNFRIYRSVVLPIILPAFATLGIIVFTSVWGEFLWQFTVLRDPESYTIQVALASLNNTNRVDFGMLLSGVFWATVPLLIVFLIFNKLFISSIAEGSVK from the coding sequence ATGAGTCGAGAGGTCGGAACTAAAAAGTGGGGAATCGGACGTCTGGCCATCTATTTATTCTTAACTGTTATCTCTTTCTTTTCAATCTTCCCGTTTTATTGGATGTTTGTCATGGCTACAAGCCCAAGTTCGGCTTATAATTCGATTCCGCCTACGCTAATTCCAGGAGATCAGTTAGTAGCAAACTTTAAAAAGGTCTTAGAAATGATTCCGTTTTTTCAATCGATGGTGAATACACTGATTGTCTGTCTAGTCGTGACAATTGTTGTGCTGTTTATCAGTTCGCTGGCAGGATTTGCATTTGCGAAATTTAAGTTTCCGGGAAAGAATATTTTGTTTTTTTCCATTTTATTTACGATCGTAATTCCTCCTCAGCTGGGACTCATCCCACAATACTTATTAGTGGCAAAGGCAGGGTTTCTTGATACCTTATTTGCAGCGATGGTTTTGTTCTTTTTAAACCCGTTAGGAATCTTTTTAATGCGGCAATATGTAAATCAATCTGTACCTGATGAATTAATCGAAGCCGCCAAGCTCGATGGATGCTCTAACTTTAGGATTTATCGAAGCGTGGTCTTGCCAATTATCCTTCCGGCTTTTGCAACACTTGGAATTATTGTTTTTACGTCGGTATGGGGAGAGTTCTTATGGCAGTTTACGGTCCTTCGTGATCCGGAATCCTATACCATTCAGGTGGCACTTGCCTCATTAAATAATACCAATAGAGTTGATTTTGGTATGCTTCTGTCAGGGGTGTTCTGGGCGACTGTTCCACTTCTAATCGTCTTTTTAATCTTTAACAAATTATTTATCTCGAGTATTGCTGAAGGTTCAGTTAAGTAG
- a CDS encoding LacI family DNA-binding transcriptional regulator, whose amino-acid sequence MTLTIRDIAQMAGVSKATVSKVINHYEGVNEQTKRKVMHIIEKTGYQPTFSAKSLATNKSGLIGLIYAGETNVKFNHPFFSEVISTFQKNIVGLGYDIIIFSNEPSVRKNVDYLARCRHFRLDGCLIVAGEEIEQAVMELDQSKIPCVGIDIKLTGKNSAFVMTDNLMVSQLAVEHVYEEACGEIAFIAGKKTSEISNLRLEGFLRAMKQRKQPIRPEWIAHGDFFEKSGYESMKRILQSREIPKAVIAASDMMALGAMRAIKETGRRIPRDIKVVGCDDVEACRYSEPTLSTVKQDKQELGRIAAKKLNDLITKETCSEPSIVKPELVIRHSSMNSM is encoded by the coding sequence ATGACGTTAACAATCCGTGATATAGCACAAATGGCGGGTGTATCAAAAGCAACAGTGTCAAAGGTGATTAATCATTATGAGGGAGTCAACGAACAAACGAAGCGTAAGGTCATGCATATCATTGAAAAGACTGGCTATCAACCTACGTTTTCCGCCAAATCGCTGGCGACCAATAAATCTGGTCTAATTGGTTTGATTTATGCTGGGGAGACGAATGTAAAGTTTAATCATCCTTTTTTTAGTGAAGTTATATCCACTTTTCAAAAGAACATCGTCGGACTTGGCTATGATATTATTATTTTTTCGAATGAACCGTCTGTTCGGAAAAATGTTGATTATTTAGCAAGATGCAGACATTTTCGTCTGGATGGCTGTCTGATTGTAGCTGGTGAAGAGATCGAGCAGGCGGTTATGGAGCTTGATCAGAGTAAAATCCCTTGTGTGGGAATAGATATCAAACTCACTGGAAAGAACTCCGCTTTTGTAATGACAGACAATTTAATGGTCTCTCAATTAGCAGTTGAGCATGTATATGAAGAGGCATGCGGAGAAATCGCTTTTATAGCAGGCAAGAAAACGTCGGAAATATCAAATCTTCGTTTAGAAGGTTTTCTTCGAGCAATGAAGCAACGTAAACAACCCATTCGACCAGAATGGATTGCACATGGAGACTTTTTTGAAAAAAGCGGTTATGAAAGTATGAAGCGCATTCTTCAAAGTCGGGAGATTCCTAAAGCAGTCATTGCAGCTTCAGATATGATGGCACTTGGTGCAATGAGAGCGATTAAAGAAACGGGCAGAAGAATTCCTAGGGATATTAAAGTGGTTGGCTGTGATGATGTGGAGGCATGCCGATATAGTGAGCCTACATTAAGTACAGTCAAACAAGATAAACAAGAGTTAGGCAGGATAGCTGCTAAAAAATTAAATGATCTGATTACTAAAGAAACATGTAGTGAACCATCAATTGTTAAACCGGAACTTGTGATTAGACATTCATCAATGAACAGTATGTGA
- a CDS encoding GH1 family beta-glucosidase, protein MSTIQFPKQFKWGSATAAYQIEGAANEDGRGLSIWDTFSKIPGKVYNEENSDRACDSYHRYEEDIQLLDELGADMYRFSVSWPRIFPNGTGEVNQKGVEYYHKLVDSMIEKGIEPMCTLYHWDLPQALQEKGGWENRETISAFTAYAEFMFNEFNGKIKKWITLNEPWCASFLSNYIGVHAPGNQNLQLATDIAHHLMVAHGKAVQSFRKSGTEGEIGFAPNVTWYEPYSSKLEDIEACDRANGWNLEWFFDPVFKGAYPLFMLEWFAAKGVVPHVKTGDMEAISEKNDFLGINYYTGNVARYKENEGLFNCESIDMGYDQTDIGWFIYPDGFYHVLVKIKELYGDVPIYITENGSCYNDEPENGKVQDKKRIDYLKLHLTALERSIESGVNVKGYLTWSLLDNFEWAYGYSMRFGIVHVNYETLERTKKDSYYWLKDTIEKGLFEV, encoded by the coding sequence ATGTCCACTATTCAATTCCCAAAACAGTTCAAATGGGGAAGTGCTACGGCAGCGTATCAAATTGAAGGTGCAGCAAATGAAGATGGCAGAGGACTGTCAATATGGGATACGTTCTCTAAAATACCAGGGAAGGTATATAACGAAGAAAACAGTGATCGTGCGTGTGATAGTTATCATCGATATGAAGAAGATATACAGCTTCTCGATGAATTAGGAGCAGATATGTATCGTTTTTCCGTTTCGTGGCCGCGAATTTTTCCAAATGGAACAGGAGAGGTGAATCAAAAAGGAGTCGAGTATTATCATAAATTAGTTGATTCCATGATTGAAAAAGGAATTGAACCGATGTGTACTCTCTACCATTGGGATTTGCCTCAAGCCCTCCAGGAAAAGGGAGGTTGGGAAAACCGTGAGACCATTTCGGCCTTTACTGCTTATGCTGAATTTATGTTTAATGAATTTAACGGAAAAATTAAGAAATGGATAACCTTGAATGAACCATGGTGTGCCTCTTTTCTATCAAATTACATAGGTGTTCATGCGCCAGGTAATCAGAACCTTCAGCTTGCGACAGATATAGCTCACCATTTAATGGTTGCTCATGGAAAAGCTGTTCAAAGCTTTCGAAAATCTGGGACAGAGGGAGAAATAGGTTTCGCTCCGAATGTTACTTGGTATGAGCCTTACAGCAGCAAACTGGAAGACATAGAGGCATGTGATCGGGCAAATGGTTGGAATTTAGAGTGGTTTTTTGACCCCGTTTTCAAAGGGGCTTATCCACTATTTATGCTAGAATGGTTTGCAGCAAAAGGTGTAGTACCGCATGTTAAAACAGGAGACATGGAAGCTATTTCTGAAAAAAATGATTTTCTTGGTATTAATTATTACACGGGAAATGTCGCTAGGTATAAAGAAAATGAAGGATTATTTAACTGCGAGAGTATTGATATGGGATACGATCAAACGGACATTGGCTGGTTTATCTACCCGGATGGATTTTATCATGTACTTGTCAAAATTAAAGAATTATATGGTGACGTTCCTATTTATATTACCGAAAATGGTTCGTGTTATAATGATGAACCAGAAAACGGGAAGGTACAGGATAAGAAAAGAATAGACTATTTAAAGCTTCATTTAACAGCGCTGGAAAGATCGATTGAATCGGGTGTAAATGTTAAAGGATACTTGACATGGTCTCTGCTTGATAATTTTGAATGGGCATATGGCTATAGTATGAGATTCGGAATCGTTCACGTCAATTATGAAACGTTAGAGAGAACCAAGAAAGACAGTTATTATTGGCTTAAAGATACAATAGAAAAAGGTTTGTTTGAAGTATAA
- a CDS encoding cold-shock protein, translating into MEQGKVKWFNAEKGFGFIERENGDDVFVHFSAIQSEGFKSLDEGQEVTFEVEQGQRGPQATNVQKA; encoded by the coding sequence ATGGAACAAGGTAAAGTAAAATGGTTTAACGCAGAAAAAGGATTCGGCTTCATCGAACGCGAAAACGGAGACGATGTATTCGTACATTTCTCAGCTATCCAAAGTGAAGGCTTCAAGTCTTTAGATGAAGGCCAAGAAGTTACTTTTGAAGTAGAACAAGGTCAACGTGGACCCCAAGCTACTAACGTTCAAAAAGCATAA